The nucleotide sequence GATGTTGCTATTGTCGCAGTTGGAGtaattgttgtttgtattgaTGTTGCTGTTGTTTCAGTTGGAGTTATAGTTGTTTGCATTGATGTTGCTGTTGTCGCAGTTGGAGTTATTGTTGTTTGTATTGATGTTGCTGTTGTCGCAGTTTGAGTTATTGTTGTTTGTATTGATGCTGCTGTTGTTTCAGTTGGAGTTGTAGTTGTTTGTACTGATGTTGCTGTTGTCGCAGTTGGAGTTATAGTTGTTTGTATTGAAGTTGCTGTTGTCGCGGTTGGAGATATAGTCGTTTGTATTGCCGTTTCTGTTGTCGCAGTAGGAGTTATAGTTGTTTGTACTGACGTTGCTGTTGTTTCAGTTGGAGTTATAGTTGTTTGTATTGATGTTGCTGTTGTCGCAGTTGGAGTTATTGTTGTTTGTATTGATGCTGCTGTTGTTTCAGTTGGAGTTGTAGTTGTTTGTACTGATGTTGCTGTTGTCGCAGTTGGAGTTATAGTTGTTTGTATTGAAGTTGCTGTTGTCGCACTTGGAGTTATAGTTGTTTGTATTGATGTTGCTGTTGTCACAGTTGGAGTTATAGTTGTTTGTATTGATGTTGCTGTTGTCGCAGTTGGAGTTATAGTTGTTTGTACTGACGCTGTTGTTGGAGTTGATGTTGAAGTCGGTATGatagttgttgatgttgttgttggtggtggtggtccTGAACGATATATGCAATCAGGTCCCCAAACTGTCAGGAGTCGAACACAGCTTGAAACACAGCAATGTTTTGGTCTTGTTGAGCGAAACACGGCTCGGCAACACTCTGTTGTTATGCATGGGCAccctggtggtggtggtggtggtggtggtggtggtggtggtggtggtggtggtggtggtggtggtggtggtggtggtggtggtggtgggggtggtggtggtgggggtggtggtggtctATACATGCAATCCGGTCCCCAAACTGTCAGGAGTCGAACACAGCTTGAAACACAGCAATGTTTTGGTCTTGTTGAGCGAAACACGGCTCGGCAACACTCTGTTGttacacatgggcatgtgaaagaGGTCTGAGCCATTTTCAATGGAGTGACATTTGCAGGTTCAAAAGCAGTTGCGGCTAAAGTGCTGGTTTCAAATCGACCCTGTAAggattaatatgtttttacaacatttattataCACGAATTGTATACAAATTCTTAAAAACAAAACTCGTTAAGTTATAAGTATAACAACTATTAACAAACTTaactaaatacatgtttaagacaCTTGCAATATATAACATGATGAATGATGAATATGAATCTACGCTCATATGTTATGGGTTCGAGTTAATCAATATAATTCTGGATCACGTGACTGTATGGGGTTTacaaatggatgttaatggatgtaaacactcCGGTAAGTGGTGCCTTTTTAGTAttctgaagaatttcaactagtgcataaaatatagtttttttatgCGGCATATGGCTATGTGAAAAACACCAGAATTACTTTATTGAGTATTGCCAAAAATTCGATATGTGTAACATTCATATACACTTGTGGTTTAAGTGGTTTTACACGACGTGAGGTTcgtgctgcacgcaacgtgaaactTTGGCATCGATTTCAGACTATTGAATAATGTACTcgtaaatcttaagatatcggcataacctgcaagaaaaactgtatcTTATGAACTCTAGATTTTTGCAAgcatatttaaataacttgagataattgcaaaaattaagttcttaacagtgtgttCTCTTTCTGTACAGAACGTTTTTAAACCCAGTGAACCCCGTCGATCCTATACCCTGAATTATACTCACTATTATACACATGTTGGCTTTTGAGTCGCCTGTCTCCGTGAGACTTTCGCATGTTTCCGTGAGAGGTTCGCATGTTTCCGTGAGAGGTTCGCATGTTACCTGTTGCCTCGACGTAGAATGTCCTTCACGGACATCAGTGCGTGTTGGCATGAAGCAACTGGGTCGCAAATCGACGCCAGAAATGCTACAAATAATGCGACATGTTTATATTTCTAAAATGCGTTTACATGTGCCATATTCATTACAAACACATCGTGTCATGTGCGGATAAATTGTTTCCTTGCATATCAGCGACAATAAATGGAGCGAAAGTTAAGATTGAAATTGGATTCTGCTGCAAAATGTggataaaaaagcaaaaaacaaatgcagtcacatTTTAATCTTGACATGTACACAACATAGCAGCGATCTAGATGTAAAAGGTACCTAAATTCGAGATCTAAAACTCTTACCGATTCGTGTACCTCTGTAAACTCAGATATGAGCAAGCAGAAAATGTCTTCGAATATGCGGCCGTGTCAGACAGTTGACTGATGGAACCTGCAGACATAATGTAGGTCTGGTCGCCGCAACCAACATCCTGGTCGTGTAGCATTCCCAATCTATTGAATAACAGTatatttgagtcttgttctgagaaaactgggcttaatgcatatacatgaaatgtcatcccaaattagcctgtgaagtccgcacaggctaatcagatacgacactttcctcctaaactagattttctgtgtaaggagagacttccttgaaactaaaaataccatcaaagcgggatgtgtcgtccctgattagcctgtgcggactgcacgggctaatctggggcgacactttacacacatgcattaagcccagttatatcagaacgcgactcatttattcATTCAGGTAATACATTTGAGCCTTGGTATAGGAAATCTGGGCtcaatgcatatgcgttaagtatcgtcacatattagcctgtggtATCGAACAATCTAAGCAATaaagacacttttcgccttaactggattttgtctaagaagagacttcctcaaAACGAAACATAACAGCGGAAACTGTCATCGCTATAGTGCATGTACGGACCGCACAAAGCACTCTTTGATGACAATATTAGTATATACTATATTCAATGCCGATAAATAAAAACTGATGTGAGATCTTCAAAAATAGTCTTTTACATTTTTACCAGCGATTGTGTGCGATTTTGATAACATTTCTTTCAATACAGATAACACGCTGATACGTATAAACACACTTAAATACGGGAAAGTCAGCCAACAAAATAAACGAGTTTTGTAAAATTACAAATATAGTATAGTTCAAACAGAATAAAGTCATTCATGTACTAAAGACATGTACACTATTGAGCTATTGCCTCATTTCCATCCAGCATTGTTTATACGGCACTTTATAATTATCAACCTCATagaagagatttgactggaaccagcacaCCTCGATCAAATTTCTGTcgtcataaccaaccacgtgatgatagccgagccacgtggtacaataactttaccgttgttatttttacatttttgttaaatttaggtACTTAAATTTGTATCATGAAACTAAACTGATATAATATTGTCAAATGTAAAGAGAACGGTACTTCTTTTTAtgatataattcttaaaaaaagatcctaccaaatctggtaggattttcttgtgatggaggggaacgacaactctgtgtgaAGATTGCATAATTATTGATTCTACAACAAACGAATACAAATGTCCGTATTGGAGTAAACCAGCTTACCCATGTCCGAGTTCATGCGCCCATGTTCGAGAGATAGTGGACGTGAACTCTATGACGGACGTGTGGTACCCGGAAGAGAAGGATGACTGTTTGCACATGGTATCTGCATACGAGTAGCCTGCATGACAAGTAGGGAAGTTCACTTGTAGATCTACTCATTTTATTACACGGCAAATAATCAAGCTTTTGGATTGACATGTTATAGCCATAAAAGCACATTGTTGATTGCGCCGTTTCAGTTCTATTGAATCCTTTATGCCCTTTATGTCGGCATGACATTTTGTGGCGTTTCGAACAATTCATTTTGGTGGACTTGTCAATGAGTAGATTTGTGATTTTGTGGAAAACCACGAACATTTTCCGATATATTGTGTAAATTCGAGGATTGGTCAAATTacgaaaaaaattgaaaatgaatgTCTCGAGAATAATACTGATTATAAGGTGTTTCAGACGGGTTGTTGACAGAAAAGACAGTTTAATCTCATAAAGCAAACGAGACTCTATTTGAAAGATAACATCAAACagatatatgtaaaataaaatgcgtTATTCAAATCGCCCATAATGAAATCGTGCATACAAACTACACGATTGAAGGTAAACAAAACTTACAACGTAAAATATTAATGGCGCACTTAGATTATTTACCTAAAAGATCAGCATCACCCAGCACAAGGTCATatctgaaaaatatgaaattaatcTTGTTTATAATCCCATCGATTAATATGTATGAccccgtcatgcaaaaatgggtgtTATGTCATATGCGGTCAGTGCAGTTCTAGAAGAGCCTACGCAGCCACGCAGACTGCCCAGGAGCTATACTGTCCGCTTACAAACCCACACAACCTTTCGTGACTTTATAAAGGATAAGATAGCTGGTGTGCAAGCTGGATAGAGCTACGATTGCCGCACattgaaaaacacacaaaacccattttcgcataaccaGTCTCAATGTGTGGATTTAAAGATGCTAACTTAGGCACAGGTCTTAAAACAAAAGCTGGAAATTTGTCTCATTTGAATAAAAGTTATCGACATACAAAAGTAATACAAATGCATCCGTATTACAGTGGCAGATAATGGAAACCGATCTATGTCACGCATGCTCAGACTTAAAATTATTAGTAAGATAATCAGAAAAACGAAAATATAGAAAACGAAATAACTTTAAATGATCGTCGTTCTGGAAAAATCGGGCTTTATGCATTTGTGTAaattgtcgtcctagataagcctgtgcagtccaacaggctaatcattgacgacCGTCCGCCTTTaaagaatgttttgtttaaaggaagtctcttttaagtgaaattccagtctaggcggaaattgtctcccctgattaacctgtgcggactgtacaccGTCCGCCTTTAAAGAATGTTTTGTTAAAGGGAAGTCTCTTTTAAGTGAaattccagtctaggcggaaattgtctcccctgattaacc is from Dreissena polymorpha isolate Duluth1 chromosome 14, UMN_Dpol_1.0, whole genome shotgun sequence and encodes:
- the LOC127857396 gene encoding probable serine/threonine-protein kinase ifkA, giving the protein MEKMTQMFQSLKQYDIVYHRGVHSPTTQDFAVEVVAVILPPTGNDFAFSKNNVDMTGRLAAGALDDFGAFVRSFVSTVPYDHATFVTGYDLVLGDADLLGYSYADTMCKQSSFSSGYHTSVIEFTSTISRTWAHELGHGLGMLHDQDVGCGDQTYIMSAGSISQLSDTAAYSKTFSACSYLSLQRYTNRTTTTNNNINNYHTDFNINSNNSVSTNNYNSNCDNSNINTNNYNSNCDNSNINTNNYNSKCDNSNFNTNNYNSNCDNSNISTNNYNSN